A stretch of Pseudomonadota bacterium DNA encodes these proteins:
- a CDS encoding UDP-N-acetylmuramoyl-L-alanyl-D-glutamate--2,6-diaminopimelate ligase — protein sequence MRLLSELLTQAKLDATVQGDAAVTITAMTTDSRQVTPGGLFAAMPGVSADGAQYIAEAVRRGASAILLANDAVCEAAVPLVRVADMRAAVSALAAAFYAAQPAFAFAITGTDGKTSTADFVRQLGNLLGHQAASLGTLGLRSPVAALDAAFPAMNTSPEPVLLHQTLRALSEAGVDMVAIETSSHGLDQKRPDGVRFCAGAFTNMTRDHLDYHGSLDAYFTAKARLFSAVLPEGATAVLNHDDAHYDTLRRICDARRMVVVSFGAHADATYRVLSVTPHAGGLDAQLDIRGVHYTLKLPLYGAFQLSNMLSAMGLLSAMGVKEAAVMALLPQLRGVPGRLEKIASHNDAPVFIDYAHTPAALENILKTLRPHTQKKLHVVFGCGGDRDAGKRPEMGAAAVAYADAVIVTDDNPRSENPAAIRAAILARASGATEIGDRDEAIRAAVKNLQAGDVLVVAGKGHETTQTIGKHVLPFNDADHIRKAVAA from the coding sequence GTGCGACTTCTTTCTGAGCTGCTGACACAGGCGAAACTGGATGCGACCGTGCAGGGCGATGCAGCGGTTACCATCACGGCCATGACGACGGACTCGCGCCAGGTGACGCCCGGCGGCCTGTTTGCGGCGATGCCGGGGGTGAGTGCGGATGGCGCGCAGTATATTGCGGAAGCAGTACGCCGTGGGGCGAGCGCGATTCTGTTGGCGAATGATGCGGTGTGCGAGGCGGCGGTGCCGCTGGTGCGGGTGGCGGATATGCGGGCGGCGGTGAGTGCATTAGCGGCTGCGTTTTATGCTGCGCAGCCTGCGTTTGCTTTTGCGATTACGGGTACGGACGGCAAAACATCGACCGCGGATTTTGTGCGCCAGTTGGGCAACCTGCTGGGCCATCAGGCGGCGTCGCTGGGGACACTTGGTTTGCGCTCGCCGGTAGCGGCGCTCGATGCGGCATTTCCGGCGATGAATACATCGCCCGAGCCGGTGCTGCTGCACCAGACGCTGCGCGCGCTGAGTGAGGCGGGCGTGGATATGGTGGCGATTGAAACCTCCAGCCACGGCCTCGACCAGAAGCGGCCGGATGGGGTGCGTTTCTGTGCTGGGGCGTTCACCAATATGACGCGCGATCACTTGGATTATCATGGTTCGCTTGATGCCTATTTCACCGCAAAAGCGCGGTTGTTCAGTGCGGTGCTGCCCGAGGGTGCGACGGCAGTGCTGAACCATGACGATGCGCATTACGATACGCTGCGCCGCATTTGCGACGCGCGGCGGATGGTGGTGGTGAGTTTCGGTGCGCATGCCGATGCGACCTATCGCGTGCTGTCGGTGACGCCGCATGCGGGCGGGCTGGATGCGCAGCTGGATATTCGCGGGGTGCATTACACGCTGAAGCTGCCGCTCTATGGCGCATTCCAGCTGAGCAATATGCTGAGCGCGATGGGTTTGTTGAGCGCGATGGGTGTTAAAGAAGCGGCTGTAATGGCGCTGCTGCCGCAGCTGCGCGGGGTACCGGGACGGCTGGAGAAGATTGCTTCGCACAACGATGCGCCGGTGTTTATCGACTACGCGCATACGCCGGCAGCGCTGGAAAATATCCTCAAAACCTTGCGGCCGCATACGCAGAAAAAACTGCATGTGGTGTTTGGCTGCGGTGGCGATCGTGATGCTGGCAAGCGCCCGGAAATGGGTGCGGCGGCGGTGGCGTATGCGGACGCGGTGATCGTCACCGATGACAATCCACGCAGTGAAAATCCGGCGGCGATTCGCGCGGCGATTCTGGCGCGCGCAAGTGGCGCGACGGAGATCGGCGACCGCGATGAAGCCATCCGCGCCGCGGTAAAGAATTTACAAGCAGGCGATGTTCTGGTCGTCGCCGGCAAAGGCCATGAAACAACCCAGACTATCGGCAAACACGTCCTCCCCTTCAACGATGCAGACCATATACGAAAGGCAGTTGCCGCATGA
- a CDS encoding penicillin-binding protein 2, protein MRQFRRIPSQRPPSRIIRVESRQARSISESRIRSILIASFFGLCFAMLGLRLFEVSTVGSGDLPFKKLVNEPQLMLKREDDVDISKVGEDQQVVRREIVDRNGLVLATSIKTASLVANPTIIRHEQEVAKGLHAIFPDQSTADFQEKLMRKRSTFLYLQRHLTPGQQEQVNNLGVPGLFFEPDIRRVYPYGGMFSHLIGYVGVDNQGLAGIEKSYDDRLQDGSNTKPLQISLDLRIQSMMHEELAKAVADFSAVGGVGVVLDMATGEILAMSSLPEFDPHQPGRASDDARFNRATLGVYEMGSTFKTFTMAGALDSGTVAITGGYDASRPIRSGNFTITDAHPEGRWLSVPEIFAYSSNIGAAKMALDMGGVRQRAFLKSLGMFEPIKLEVPELARPIIPRSWPELTTMTVSYGHGISVSPLHLIDAIAAVAGDGRRMAMTVIKDGNKGKPQGERVIAETTVRDVRDLLRLVVVHGTGKSANAPGYDVGGKTGTAEKNTNGVYKKDAKVASFVGVFPVSNPRYAILVMVDEPRGNKSTYGFATGGWISAPVVGRVVQRMGPLLAMKPNFSPPDERVNAMWAGSEARAKNAQAQREAHVEKEVVRATSF, encoded by the coding sequence GTGCGGCAGTTCCGACGCATTCCCTCGCAGCGCCCACCGTCGCGGATTATCCGTGTCGAGAGCCGTCAGGCGCGCAGCATCAGCGAATCGCGCATTCGCTCGATCCTGATTGCGAGCTTTTTTGGGCTGTGTTTCGCAATGCTGGGCCTGCGGTTGTTTGAAGTGTCCACCGTCGGCAGTGGTGATTTGCCGTTCAAGAAATTGGTCAACGAGCCGCAGCTGATGCTCAAGCGCGAGGACGATGTCGATATTTCCAAGGTGGGCGAAGACCAGCAGGTGGTGCGCCGCGAGATTGTGGATCGCAATGGGCTGGTGCTGGCGACCTCGATCAAGACCGCATCGCTGGTGGCGAACCCGACCATCATCCGCCATGAGCAGGAAGTGGCGAAGGGGCTGCACGCGATTTTCCCCGATCAATCGACGGCGGATTTCCAGGAAAAACTGATGCGCAAGCGTTCGACGTTCCTCTACCTGCAGCGCCACCTGACGCCCGGGCAGCAGGAGCAGGTGAATAACCTCGGCGTGCCGGGCCTGTTCTTTGAGCCCGATATTCGCCGGGTGTATCCGTATGGCGGGATGTTCTCGCATTTGATTGGCTATGTCGGGGTCGATAATCAGGGGCTCGCAGGGATTGAGAAATCCTATGACGACCGCTTGCAGGATGGCAGCAACACCAAACCACTGCAGATTTCGCTCGATCTGCGCATTCAGTCGATGATGCATGAGGAACTGGCGAAAGCGGTGGCGGATTTCTCCGCCGTCGGCGGTGTTGGTGTGGTGCTGGATATGGCGACGGGTGAGATTCTCGCCATGTCATCGCTGCCGGAATTCGATCCGCACCAGCCGGGCCGGGCGAGCGACGATGCGCGCTTCAACCGGGCGACGCTCGGTGTGTATGAGATGGGCTCGACCTTCAAAACCTTCACTATGGCCGGGGCGCTGGATAGTGGCACGGTGGCGATCACGGGTGGGTATGATGCGAGTCGCCCGATCCGCAGTGGCAATTTCACGATTACGGATGCGCACCCGGAAGGGCGCTGGCTTTCGGTGCCGGAGATTTTTGCGTATTCCTCCAATATCGGCGCGGCGAAAATGGCGTTGGATATGGGCGGGGTGCGCCAGCGCGCGTTCCTGAAATCGCTGGGCATGTTCGAGCCGATCAAGCTGGAAGTGCCGGAACTGGCGCGCCCGATTATTCCACGTAGCTGGCCGGAACTGACGACGATGACGGTGTCCTATGGCCACGGGATTTCGGTGTCGCCGCTGCATCTGATCGATGCAATTGCAGCTGTCGCGGGTGATGGTCGCCGCATGGCGATGACGGTCATCAAGGATGGCAATAAAGGTAAGCCGCAAGGCGAGCGGGTGATCGCGGAAACGACCGTGCGCGATGTGCGCGATCTGCTGCGGTTGGTGGTGGTGCATGGCACCGGCAAGAGCGCGAATGCGCCCGGCTACGATGTGGGGGGCAAGACCGGGACGGCGGAAAAAAATACCAACGGCGTGTATAAGAAAGATGCCAAAGTGGCGTCGTTTGTGGGGGTGTTTCCGGTCAGTAACCCGCGCTATGCAATTTTAGTGATGGTGGATGAGCCGCGCGGCAATAAATCGACCTATGGCTTTGCGACGGGCGGCTGGATTTCGGCGCCGGTGGTGGGGCGTGTGGTGCAGCGGATGGGGCCGTTGCTGGCGATGAAGCCCAATTTCTCGCCGCCGGATGAGCGTGTGAATGCGATGTGGGCAGGCAGCGAAGCGCGCGCGAAAAATGCGCAGGCGCAGCGTGAAGCACATGTCGAGAAGGAGGTGGTCCGTGCGACTTCTTTCTGA
- a CDS encoding cell division protein FtsL, translating to MNFRILINMVCIAALFMGVYLVKYSVQDVQRDVVALRSELAVEKESLHLLNAEWAYLNRPDRLRHLADRHLDLVPLDSRQIEQIAVLPAAVIVTEDDDQRAMIHPVSQTRGNQ from the coding sequence ATGAACTTTCGCATCCTCATCAATATGGTGTGTATCGCCGCGCTTTTTATGGGCGTGTATCTGGTGAAATACAGCGTGCAGGATGTGCAGCGCGACGTGGTGGCGCTGCGTAGCGAGCTGGCGGTTGAAAAAGAATCACTGCATTTGCTGAACGCGGAATGGGCCTATCTCAACCGGCCGGATCGCCTGCGCCACCTTGCGGATCGCCATCTCGACCTGGTGCCGCTCGATAGCCGCCAGATCGAACAGATTGCCGTGCTGCCAGCGGCCGTGATTGTCACCGAAGACGATGATCAGCGTGCGATGATTCATCCTGTGTCGCAGACCCGGGGTAACCAGTAG
- the rsmH gene encoding 16S rRNA (cytosine(1402)-N(4))-methyltransferase RsmH: MNEHLHIPVLKEEMLHHVAAQAGEVIVDGTFGAGGYTRAILAAQPTARVIAFDRDPNVQLLADALARDYPGHFLFMAARFSAMVSVLAEAGVDAVDAVVLDIGVSSMQFDEDARGFSFQREAPLDMRMSAQGATAADIVNRYSEDELVRILRDYGEERDAKRITRAILAARALEPITTTVQLANIIKGAVRGAGKMKIHPATRSFQALRIEVNQELAELEEALVAAEQLLKPGGRLVVITFHSLEDRIVKQFMLNRANIGAPISRHSPAALLPNTVTQDNTFILSPKNAITPSEKEVSLNPRARSAKLRCAIRTASPLRHAA; encoded by the coding sequence GTGAACGAGCATCTGCACATCCCGGTGTTGAAAGAAGAGATGCTGCATCATGTCGCCGCGCAAGCGGGCGAGGTGATTGTGGATGGGACTTTTGGGGCTGGTGGCTATACGCGCGCGATTCTCGCTGCGCAGCCGACCGCCCGCGTGATCGCGTTCGACCGCGATCCGAATGTGCAGTTACTTGCCGATGCGCTTGCCCGGGATTATCCCGGGCATTTTTTATTCATGGCCGCGCGCTTCTCCGCAATGGTGAGTGTGCTGGCGGAAGCAGGTGTCGACGCGGTCGATGCTGTGGTGCTTGATATTGGTGTGTCCTCGATGCAGTTCGACGAGGATGCGCGCGGGTTTTCATTCCAGCGCGAGGCGCCGCTCGATATGCGGATGAGTGCGCAGGGTGCGACGGCGGCTGACATTGTGAACCGCTACAGTGAAGACGAGCTGGTGCGCATCCTGCGCGATTATGGCGAGGAGCGCGATGCAAAGCGCATCACCCGCGCCATCCTCGCCGCGCGGGCGCTGGAGCCAATCACGACCACGGTGCAGCTGGCGAATATTATCAAAGGCGCGGTGCGCGGGGCAGGGAAAATGAAAATCCACCCGGCGACGCGCAGCTTCCAGGCGCTGCGGATCGAGGTGAACCAGGAACTGGCGGAGCTGGAAGAAGCGCTCGTCGCCGCGGAGCAATTGCTCAAGCCCGGTGGGCGGCTGGTGGTGATTACCTTCCACTCGCTGGAAGACCGGATTGTAAAACAGTTCATGCTCAACCGCGCCAATATCGGGGCGCCGATTTCGCGTCACTCGCCGGCAGCGCTGCTGCCCAACACGGTGACGCAGGACAACACGTTTATTCTCTCTCCCAAAAATGCCATCACCCCGTCTGAAAAAGAGGTGAGCCTGAATCCTAGAGCGCGCTCGGCCAAGCTGCGCTGTGCCATCCGCACTGCGAGTCCGTTACGTCATGCCGCATAG
- a CDS encoding cell division/cell wall cluster transcriptional repressor MraZ — MALFLSTFEKQIDKKGRVSVPPTFRAVLAAQQFNGMIAYASFVRPCIEACGMDRLEKLHARMETLDPFSDERDAFETAILGGSVQLNFDSEGRVVIPEALLAKAGISEHGVFVGKGATFEIWSPAEFTKHEAAVRELAKAKRLSLKSDVGGAV, encoded by the coding sequence ATGGCGTTGTTTCTCTCTACATTCGAGAAGCAGATCGACAAGAAGGGGCGCGTTTCGGTGCCGCCGACCTTTCGCGCCGTGCTCGCCGCCCAGCAATTCAATGGCATGATCGCCTATGCGTCGTTCGTGCGCCCGTGCATCGAGGCGTGTGGGATGGATCGGCTGGAGAAGTTGCATGCAAGGATGGAAACGCTCGACCCGTTCTCGGATGAGCGCGATGCGTTTGAGACCGCGATTCTTGGGGGCTCGGTGCAGCTGAATTTCGATAGCGAGGGCCGGGTGGTGATTCCCGAAGCGTTGCTCGCCAAGGCGGGGATCAGCGAGCACGGGGTGTTTGTCGGCAAGGGCGCGACGTTTGAAATCTGGTCGCCGGCGGAATTCACGAAACATGAGGCGGCGGTGCGCGAATTGGCGAAAGCCAAGCGGCTGAGCCTGAAATCGGATGTCGGGGGGGCGGTGTGA
- a CDS encoding N-acetylmuramoyl-L-alanine amidase, producing MTIPHPSPNSDSRKDQPIDMLVLHYTDMLSAQAAIDHLRDPQSNVSAHYVVAEDGAVTPLVEESLRAWHAGESFWRGQSSVNARSIGIEIANTGHSHGYVPFPAVQMESVVTLCQQILARHTIPARNVVGHSDIAFLRKRDPGELFDWQMLARAGVGLFPFDARPMVGSDLTLGDNGKKVIRLQTALANWGYGLKLDGDFGMKTEQCVIAFQRHYRPENISGLWDDECAGLLAALHGMV from the coding sequence ATGACCATCCCCCATCCATCCCCCAATAGCGATAGCCGCAAGGACCAGCCGATTGATATGCTGGTGCTGCATTATACGGATATGCTGAGCGCGCAGGCGGCGATTGACCATTTGCGTGACCCGCAATCGAATGTCTCGGCGCATTATGTGGTGGCCGAGGACGGCGCGGTGACGCCGTTGGTGGAGGAGTCCTTGCGCGCCTGGCATGCGGGGGAATCCTTCTGGCGCGGGCAATCGAGCGTGAATGCGCGCTCGATCGGGATTGAGATCGCCAACACCGGCCACAGCCATGGCTATGTGCCGTTTCCGGCGGTGCAGATGGAAAGCGTGGTGACGCTATGCCAGCAGATTCTTGCTCGCCACACCATTCCGGCGCGCAATGTGGTGGGGCATTCGGATATTGCATTTTTGCGCAAGCGCGACCCGGGCGAGCTGTTCGACTGGCAGATGCTGGCGCGGGCAGGGGTGGGGCTGTTCCCGTTCGATGCGCGGCCGATGGTGGGCTCCGACCTGACGCTGGGCGATAACGGCAAAAAGGTCATCCGCCTGCAAACGGCGCTGGCGAACTGGGGCTATGGCCTCAAGCTCGATGGCGATTTCGGGATGAAAACCGAGCAATGCGTGATCGCCTTCCAACGCCATTACCGGCCGGAAAATATCAGCGGCCTGTGGGACGATGAATGCGCCGGGCTGCTCGCCGCGCTGCATGGGATGGTTTAA
- a CDS encoding EamA family transporter, whose amino-acid sequence MPIRAILAAILVASCWGGNFTATKFAMQDFPPFLALLLRFMGVALVLAPFALRQPRLLRLRDMVVISMLLIVLQFALVFSAMDMGLSITSVIIATQLGTPFACILAAVVFKDYLGPWRSGGLMVAFFGVMIVAGTPNASEHWGAFALAVLGSLMWASSNIYLKCMKPSPPVVQLLFWPALFSILPLALLSWIGESNQWTAIAEAKLSSWVGISYSLFFSSLIGYGLWNRLVTTYPMSSVVPYSLLVPVVGISAGAIAFGEPITAQIIIGASLTILGVGVITLRRPQLAELEP is encoded by the coding sequence ATGCCCATCCGCGCGATTCTCGCTGCTATTCTGGTTGCTTCCTGCTGGGGTGGGAACTTTACGGCGACGAAATTTGCGATGCAGGATTTTCCGCCGTTTCTGGCATTGCTGCTGCGGTTTATGGGGGTGGCGCTGGTGCTGGCGCCGTTTGCGCTGCGCCAGCCACGGCTGCTGCGCCTGCGCGATATGGTGGTGATTTCCATGCTGCTGATCGTGCTGCAATTCGCGCTGGTGTTCTCGGCGATGGATATGGGCTTAAGCATTACCTCGGTGATTATCGCAACGCAGCTGGGCACGCCGTTCGCCTGTATTCTGGCAGCGGTGGTGTTCAAGGATTATCTTGGGCCATGGCGCTCGGGCGGGCTGATGGTGGCGTTTTTCGGGGTGATGATTGTGGCGGGAACGCCCAATGCGAGTGAGCATTGGGGCGCGTTTGCGCTGGCGGTGCTGGGCTCGCTGATGTGGGCGTCATCCAACATCTACCTCAAATGCATGAAGCCTTCGCCGCCGGTGGTGCAGCTGTTGTTCTGGCCGGCGCTGTTTTCCATCCTGCCGCTGGCGCTGCTGAGCTGGATTGGTGAATCCAACCAGTGGACGGCGATTGCGGAGGCAAAATTATCGAGCTGGGTGGGCATCAGCTACAGCCTGTTCTTCTCGTCGCTGATTGGCTATGGGCTGTGGAACCGCCTGGTGACGACCTACCCGATGAGCAGCGTGGTGCCGTATTCGCTGCTGGTGCCGGTGGTGGGCATCAGCGCCGGGGCGATAGCGTTTGGCGAGCCGATCACGGCGCAGATTATTATCGGCGCGAGCCTGACGATTCTTGGTGTCGGCGTGATTACGCTGCGTCGCCCGCAATTGGCGGAGCTTGAGCCATAA
- a CDS encoding TerB family tellurite resistance protein, translated as MTSFATHMSHFLAMPQMPAARVAATVPDYRLESAAFTHALVALCSKLATIDGAPNKAEYAAFHALFVAGKDDQAVPLRSLFVSRAQDTSSALQYARQIAAMTPGQGDLHQDLLARLLQVALADEALNAAELELLRAVSDAFGISKDDFRAIIGQTMVAASSSPYEVLGISAKATDEALRVQYMARVQKLHPDRYQAAGASAETIAMLSDQLAAVNAAYQSVQKARAKKSSRPTATSWWGRKNTKGASS; from the coding sequence ATGACCAGTTTCGCCACCCACATGTCCCACTTCCTTGCGATGCCGCAGATGCCGGCAGCGCGGGTGGCGGCAACGGTGCCGGATTACCGGTTGGAATCCGCGGCATTTACGCATGCGCTGGTGGCGCTGTGCTCCAAACTTGCCACGATCGATGGCGCGCCCAATAAAGCTGAATATGCCGCCTTCCACGCGCTGTTTGTGGCCGGTAAGGACGATCAGGCGGTGCCGCTGCGCAGCCTGTTTGTGAGCCGCGCTCAGGATACCAGCTCGGCCTTGCAATATGCCCGCCAGATCGCGGCGATGACCCCCGGTCAGGGCGATTTGCACCAGGATTTACTGGCCCGCCTGCTGCAGGTGGCGCTGGCGGATGAGGCGCTGAACGCCGCGGAGCTTGAGTTGTTGCGCGCCGTGTCGGATGCATTTGGCATCAGCAAAGACGATTTCCGCGCCATCATCGGCCAGACCATGGTGGCGGCTTCCTCGTCGCCCTATGAAGTGCTTGGCATTTCGGCGAAGGCGACGGATGAGGCGCTGCGGGTGCAGTATATGGCGCGCGTGCAGAAGCTTCACCCGGATCGCTATCAGGCAGCCGGTGCGAGTGCGGAGACGATAGCCATGCTGTCCGACCAATTGGCGGCGGTGAATGCGGCCTACCAAAGCGTGCAGAAGGCACGGGCGAAAAAATCATCACGACCCACGGCGACGAGCTGGTGGGGGCGTAAAAATACCAAAGGCGCCAGCAGTTGA
- the purC gene encoding phosphoribosylaminoimidazolesuccinocarboxamide synthase produces MSAKTPIYEGKAKKLFEGPEPGTLIAHYKDDATAFNNKKKGTIQGKGIINNKISEFLMSRLNDMGIPTHFIRGLNMREQLVRAVDIVPLEVIIRNYAAGSFAERFGAFEGESLGSPLMEFCLKDDRLGDPFIAEDHIYAFGIAQPEEIDEIRHYALRINDILSGLFYGHGIRLIDLKLEFGRFYEGESEIIVLADEISPDTCRLWDLTTNDKMDKDRFRRDLGKTEEAYREVARRLGVLPSASVVQTHSFSETKADKKPAKAKQAAKPAAKQPAKPAAKPAKGKAKPAPKKKK; encoded by the coding sequence ATGTCCGCTAAAACCCCGATCTACGAAGGCAAAGCCAAAAAGCTGTTCGAAGGCCCCGAGCCCGGAACCCTCATCGCCCACTACAAGGACGATGCGACCGCCTTCAACAACAAGAAAAAAGGCACCATCCAGGGCAAGGGCATCATCAATAACAAAATCTCGGAATTCCTGATGTCGCGCCTGAACGACATGGGCATCCCCACCCATTTCATCCGTGGCCTCAACATGCGCGAGCAGCTCGTCCGCGCGGTCGACATCGTGCCGCTGGAAGTCATCATCCGTAACTATGCCGCCGGCAGCTTCGCCGAGCGTTTTGGCGCATTCGAAGGCGAGTCACTCGGTTCGCCGCTGATGGAATTCTGCCTGAAGGACGACCGCCTCGGCGACCCCTTCATCGCCGAAGATCATATCTACGCGTTCGGCATCGCCCAGCCCGAGGAAATCGACGAAATCCGCCATTACGCATTGCGCATTAACGATATCCTCTCGGGCCTGTTCTATGGCCACGGCATCCGCCTGATCGATCTCAAGCTCGAATTCGGCCGCTTCTATGAAGGCGAAAGCGAAATCATCGTACTGGCGGATGAAATCTCGCCCGATACCTGCCGTTTGTGGGATCTGACCACCAACGATAAAATGGACAAAGACCGCTTCCGCCGCGACCTTGGCAAAACCGAGGAAGCCTACCGCGAAGTCGCCCGCCGCCTTGGCGTGCTGCCAAGCGCAAGCGTCGTCCAGACCCACAGCTTCAGCGAAACCAAAGCCGATAAAAAACCGGCTAAGGCCAAGCAAGCCGCTAAACCTGCGGCCAAACAACCGGCCAAGCCAGCGGCAAAACCTGCCAAAGGCAAAGCCAAGCCCGCACCGAAAAAGAAGAAATAA
- the purS gene encoding phosphoribosylformylglycinamidine synthase subunit PurS → MKAKVHITLKNGVLDPQGAAIESALDHMGFAGVNARVGKLIELDLKETNEAKARAAIEQMCEKLLANTVIEKYHVELSA, encoded by the coding sequence ATGAAAGCCAAAGTTCATATCACCCTGAAAAACGGCGTGCTCGACCCGCAAGGGGCGGCCATTGAATCCGCGCTCGACCATATGGGCTTCGCCGGGGTGAATGCCCGCGTCGGCAAGCTCATTGAGCTCGATCTCAAGGAAACCAACGAAGCCAAGGCCCGCGCCGCGATCGAGCAAATGTGCGAAAAGCTGCTCGCCAATACGGTGATCGAAAAATACCATGTCGAGTTGAGTGCTTAA
- the purQ gene encoding phosphoribosylformylglycinamidine synthase subunit PurQ: MKSAVIVFPGSNCDRDVFTVMQAQGLNPVYAWHGDAALPDDLDLVVLPGGFSYGDYLRCGAMAARSPIMRDVIAYANKGGHVLGICNGFQILTESGLLPGTLMRNDHLKFNCMPTTLRVEANDSAFTGGYGKGQIITLPVAHAEGNYFADDDTLKALNDNAQVALRYVDDAGKPSARGNPNGTRENIAGITNKAKNVLGLMPHPERFSDAALGGTDGAPMFQSLLARLN; encoded by the coding sequence ATGAAATCCGCCGTCATCGTTTTCCCCGGCTCCAACTGCGACCGCGACGTGTTCACGGTCATGCAGGCCCAAGGCCTCAATCCGGTTTATGCATGGCATGGCGACGCCGCCCTGCCGGATGATCTCGACCTCGTCGTGCTGCCCGGCGGCTTTTCCTATGGCGACTATCTGCGCTGCGGTGCCATGGCCGCCCGCTCGCCGATCATGCGCGATGTTATCGCCTACGCTAACAAAGGCGGCCATGTGCTGGGCATCTGCAACGGTTTCCAGATCCTCACCGAATCGGGCCTGCTGCCAGGCACGCTGATGCGCAACGACCATCTCAAATTCAACTGCATGCCCACCACACTGCGTGTCGAGGCGAATGATTCCGCCTTCACCGGCGGGTATGGCAAGGGGCAGATTATTACGTTGCCAGTGGCCCATGCTGAGGGGAATTACTTCGCGGATGACGACACGCTCAAAGCCCTCAACGACAACGCCCAGGTTGCCCTGCGCTATGTCGATGATGCAGGCAAGCCGAGCGCCCGCGGCAACCCCAACGGCACCCGTGAAAACATTGCGGGCATCACCAACAAGGCCAAAAACGTCCTCGGCCTGATGCCCCACCCGGAGCGCTTCAGCGACGCAGCCCTCGGCGGCACCGATGGCGCGCCGATGTTCCAGTCCCTGCTCGCCCGGCTGAACTAA
- a CDS encoding BolA/IbaG family iron-sulfur metabolism protein: MPMTAEEITRRITVALPDADVTLEDLAGDDNHWKVTVASAQFSGLTRVAQHRLVNGAFGTDLGTTLHALAVVTVVK, encoded by the coding sequence ATGCCCATGACCGCCGAAGAAATCACCCGCCGCATCACGGTTGCCTTGCCGGATGCCGATGTGACGCTGGAAGACCTCGCCGGGGACGATAATCACTGGAAGGTGACGGTGGCGAGTGCGCAATTTTCGGGGCTGACCCGGGTGGCGCAGCACCGGCTGGTCAACGGGGCGTTTGGTACGGATCTGGGCACCACCCTGCATGCGCTTGCGGTGGTGACGGTGGTGAAGTAG